One segment of Corynebacterium atrinae DNA contains the following:
- a CDS encoding winged helix DNA-binding domain-containing protein, which yields MDPLDELRARRLIAQGLAPSAAAPRLDSATAVTTHLLALQGQNYRAGIRAIALRCSLDDAAVLAAVDKHRVVRGWPQRGTLHFMPAEDVRWMMGLCSVRIARGLARWSEQMGLSPTAVDEARAAFHAELKQRGPHDPLPRLEAYGVLAAAGVDPGDGRGPHLMRAFGGEGDVVQGPRMGAQDTFMHVDQLPVAQREVEDPLEEMGTRYARSHGPVSAKDLVWWSGLTVRQSRAALAAARGVMAWGEDYVMADWQADVTTAELAEALDREYTLPAFDEILLGYGDKSLILADEHRPNVLTKNGLSWPFTVANGVVTGRAAQA from the coding sequence ATGGATCCACTCGATGAACTTCGCGCCCGCCGACTGATCGCTCAGGGCCTTGCGCCCTCCGCCGCCGCCCCGCGGCTCGACTCCGCCACCGCGGTCACCACGCACCTCCTCGCGCTGCAGGGACAAAACTATCGCGCGGGGATCCGCGCCATCGCACTGCGGTGTTCGCTTGACGACGCCGCGGTGCTCGCGGCCGTCGATAAGCATCGGGTAGTGCGGGGGTGGCCGCAACGCGGCACCCTGCACTTCATGCCGGCGGAGGACGTGCGGTGGATGATGGGCCTGTGCAGCGTCCGGATCGCGCGTGGTTTGGCGCGCTGGTCGGAACAGATGGGGTTGTCCCCCACGGCCGTGGATGAGGCGCGGGCGGCCTTCCATGCCGAGCTGAAGCAGAGGGGTCCGCACGATCCTCTCCCCCGCCTGGAGGCTTATGGTGTGCTGGCGGCGGCGGGAGTTGATCCCGGCGACGGTCGGGGGCCTCACTTGATGCGAGCTTTTGGCGGTGAGGGCGATGTGGTGCAGGGGCCACGAATGGGCGCGCAGGATACGTTTATGCACGTAGACCAGCTTCCCGTTGCGCAACGGGAGGTAGAGGACCCGTTGGAAGAGATGGGAACCCGTTACGCACGATCGCATGGGCCGGTGTCCGCGAAGGATCTGGTGTGGTGGTCCGGGCTGACAGTGCGGCAGTCGCGGGCGGCGCTGGCTGCGGCGCGTGGGGTCATGGCCTGGGGTGAGGATTATGTCATGGCCGATTGGCAAGCGGACGTCACCACCGCGGAGCTCGCGGAAGCGCTTGACCGCGAGTACACCTTGCCAGCGTTTGATGAAATCTTGCTTGGATATGGGGATAAGTCGCTCATTTTG
- a CDS encoding cupin, producing MSIVNEKARQLLEEACAAENGRAAKLLVNDGPLRQTVIALKKGTTLQEHNSPPAASLFMFSGTIAVQGEEESTIGEGQLVTFIHQRHAIAALEDSVFLLTTVTGI from the coding sequence ATGTCCATCGTCAATGAGAAGGCCCGCCAGCTTCTGGAGGAGGCCTGCGCTGCCGAGAACGGGCGCGCGGCGAAACTGCTGGTCAACGACGGTCCCCTCCGTCAAACCGTCATCGCCTTGAAAAAGGGAACAACCCTGCAGGAGCACAATTCCCCTCCCGCCGCTTCCCTGTTCATGTTCAGCGGCACTATTGCGGTGCAGGGTGAAGAGGAGTCGACGATTGGCGAGGGCCAGCTGGTCACCTTCATTCACCAGCGCCACGCCATCGCGGCTCTCGAGGATTCCGTGTTCCTCTTGACCACGGTCACGGGTATCTAA
- a CDS encoding VanZ family protein has translation MPRPSRSLVVIALAVYLTVMVSLTMLKAFYRIGYLWDPARQRQRTLRLIPFEDIMTAKSWFAPLFGYVGNLGFFIPFGILVYVLVYQVVARPVVTTVLAGLATSLTIEVAQYIFSLGYSDVDDLLMNTLGGFLGAVVARAMGPRFHLLWVWLALILGLVFVVLVGFGERLGDSSKVVNVE, from the coding sequence ATGCCTAGACCCTCACGTTCCTTGGTTGTGATCGCCCTGGCGGTCTACCTCACCGTCATGGTGTCCTTGACCATGCTCAAGGCGTTCTACCGGATCGGATACCTGTGGGATCCCGCGAGGCAGCGGCAGCGAACCCTGCGCCTCATCCCCTTCGAGGACATCATGACCGCCAAGAGTTGGTTCGCCCCACTCTTCGGCTACGTGGGCAATTTGGGCTTCTTCATTCCCTTCGGCATCCTCGTTTATGTCCTCGTGTACCAAGTGGTGGCCCGCCCGGTTGTCACCACGGTGCTCGCGGGCCTGGCAACCAGCCTGACCATCGAGGTAGCGCAATACATATTCTCGCTGGGTTATTCGGACGTAGACGATCTCCTTATGAATACCCTCGGCGGCTTTCTCGGTGCCGTCGTTGCGCGCGCCATGGGCCCTCGTTTCCACCTGCTGTGGGTCTGGCTGGCGTTGATCTTGGGGTTGGTATTCGTCGTGCTCGTGGGGTTCGGGGAGCGGCTGGGCGATTCGTCGAAGGTAGTCAACGTCGAATAG
- a CDS encoding HNH endonuclease signature motif containing protein: MLSTITAMSNSDLTKAISSAHRTLTIHKAQFILMVAQFHLRALSKKHGAPNTATWLMRTQDLSRRTALEYINVGNRLGEYPLLSAGFLSGDISYSKVRLLLRYLTSENEEELVALAKLHAYPELEQALSGRERTSKRKARNTLRVVIDEETGSLRYWGELDPDNAARFLASMKIGELANLRGLNGITPQDLEGEGVDKLLDAAKPDTPEQPSTTRFGVPMLDSMLHAFLGMINVVRCQPRSSVRAPGAQVNVLTTLDGRATLPGQPAAQSSDLIRSIVNGSQRYHLLDKDGLHLKLTRSARTVSSAQEVALLTLWGHQCATPGCNHTHFLEFHHIHEWSKGGLTNLDNLVPLCSGCHALVTSGAMTIVADDQAPSILRFRLPGGESFTSASRQLPIRDGAMGQWKDPYTYGKVPVGDEDLIPVWDHPESFDEFDEPDPLAEENPYQPAGKPT; the protein is encoded by the coding sequence ATGCTTTCCACCATCACCGCAATGAGCAACTCCGACCTCACCAAAGCCATCTCCTCCGCCCACCGCACCCTCACCATCCACAAGGCTCAATTCATCCTCATGGTGGCCCAATTCCACCTTCGTGCACTGTCCAAGAAGCACGGTGCCCCAAACACCGCCACCTGGCTCATGCGCACCCAGGACCTATCCCGCCGAACTGCCCTCGAGTACATCAACGTGGGCAACCGTCTGGGGGAGTACCCCCTGCTCAGTGCCGGATTTCTCAGCGGAGACATCTCCTATTCCAAAGTCCGCCTCTTACTGCGTTACCTCACCAGCGAGAACGAAGAGGAACTCGTCGCGCTGGCCAAACTACACGCCTACCCCGAGCTCGAACAGGCACTCAGCGGCCGCGAACGCACGTCCAAGCGGAAAGCGCGCAACACTCTGCGCGTGGTCATAGATGAGGAGACCGGTTCTCTGCGCTACTGGGGCGAGCTGGATCCCGACAACGCGGCCCGGTTTCTGGCCTCCATGAAGATCGGGGAGCTGGCAAACCTCCGCGGGCTCAACGGGATCACGCCACAAGACTTAGAAGGCGAAGGCGTGGACAAGCTCTTGGACGCAGCGAAACCTGACACTCCCGAGCAGCCTTCGACGACACGCTTCGGGGTACCCATGTTGGACAGCATGCTGCACGCCTTCCTCGGCATGATCAACGTGGTGCGCTGCCAGCCCCGCAGCAGCGTGCGCGCGCCCGGTGCGCAGGTCAACGTGCTCACAACGCTTGACGGCCGCGCCACCCTCCCCGGGCAACCTGCCGCCCAGTCCTCTGACTTGATCCGAAGCATTGTCAATGGATCGCAGCGCTACCACCTGCTGGATAAAGATGGCCTCCACCTCAAGCTCACCCGCAGCGCGCGAACAGTCAGCTCCGCTCAGGAGGTCGCACTCCTCACCCTCTGGGGGCACCAATGCGCCACACCGGGCTGCAATCACACTCACTTCCTGGAGTTTCACCACATCCACGAGTGGTCTAAAGGCGGGCTCACCAACCTCGATAACCTCGTTCCCCTCTGCTCCGGATGCCATGCGCTGGTAACCTCCGGCGCCATGACCATCGTCGCAGATGATCAGGCGCCCAGCATCCTCCGCTTCCGGCTCCCCGGCGGGGAATCATTCACCTCAGCAAGCCGCCAGCTGCCCATCCGCGACGGGGCAATGGGGCAGTGGAAGGACCCCTACACGTACGGAAAAGTCCCGGTCGGAGACGAGGACCTCATCCCGGTGTGGGACCACCCTGAATCCTTCGACGAGTTCGATGAGCCCGATCCCTTGGCCGAGGAAAATCCTTACCAACCTGCAGGGAAGCCGACGTGA
- a CDS encoding MDR family oxidoreductase has product MTSPHRCVVVEEHEGSTRARLVVGTEELLGEGDVLIDVTHSSLNYKDAMALAGDRGVVRTLPLIPGIDVVGVVVNSDSPRFHPGDRVVVNGAGLGEFRHGGYTTRLRIDAAAAIVLPESMSSHHAAAIGTAGFTAALSVHALQKFGIHPGENVLVTGATGGVGSIAVHMLANAGYRVTASTGRVAEFESHLRGLGAWEVIDRAELSSPGRPLQKARFDGVVDSLGSHTLVNALAMTRRNGVVTACGLAQGPDLPATVLPFILRAVNLIGINSVDADLSERIDRWSDLDQQIDRSVLDRLTTTVSLDELIEAGQDQLAGKRSGRTVVEIS; this is encoded by the coding sequence ATGACTAGCCCACATCGCTGCGTTGTTGTCGAAGAACACGAAGGCTCCACCCGAGCCAGACTGGTAGTCGGGACCGAAGAACTGCTTGGGGAGGGGGATGTCCTCATTGACGTCACCCACTCCAGCCTGAACTACAAGGACGCCATGGCCTTGGCGGGGGATCGCGGGGTCGTGCGCACCCTTCCGCTCATCCCCGGCATCGACGTGGTCGGCGTCGTCGTCAATTCCGATTCGCCCCGCTTCCATCCCGGGGATCGCGTGGTCGTTAATGGGGCCGGTCTCGGCGAGTTTCGGCACGGAGGCTACACCACCCGTTTGCGTATCGACGCCGCGGCGGCAATCGTCCTGCCCGAGTCCATGAGTTCACATCATGCGGCGGCCATCGGCACGGCCGGCTTTACCGCCGCGCTCTCCGTCCATGCTCTGCAGAAGTTCGGCATTCACCCCGGGGAGAACGTGCTGGTCACCGGCGCAACCGGGGGAGTGGGATCCATTGCGGTACACATGCTGGCCAATGCGGGCTATCGGGTGACGGCTTCGACAGGGCGGGTCGCGGAGTTCGAAAGCCATTTGCGTGGTCTTGGCGCCTGGGAGGTCATCGACCGAGCGGAGCTATCCAGTCCAGGGCGCCCGCTGCAGAAGGCGCGCTTTGACGGGGTGGTGGACTCGCTCGGTTCTCACACCCTGGTGAACGCTTTAGCAATGACGCGCCGCAATGGCGTGGTCACCGCGTGTGGCCTGGCGCAGGGCCCCGACCTGCCGGCGACAGTGCTTCCCTTCATCCTGCGTGCGGTCAACCTCATTGGCATTAATTCCGTTGACGCCGACTTGTCCGAGCGCATCGACCGATGGAGCGACCTGGACCAGCAGATTGATCGCTCCGTCCTCGACCGCCTGACCACTACCGTCAGCCTGGATGAACTGATCGAGGCGGGCCAGGATCAGCTGGCGGGCAAGCGGAGCGGTCGGACGGTCGTGGAAATTAGCTAG
- the leuS gene encoding leucine--tRNA ligase, whose amino-acid sequence MTNPSESTPAFRYTPQLANQIEQAWQQYWTDNGTFNAPNPVGDLAPADGSSLPENKLFVQDMFPYPSGAGLHVGHPLGYIATDVYARFNRMLGKNVLHTLGYDSFGLPAEQYAIQTGTHPRTTTMANIENMRRQLGALGLGHDQRRSVATTDPEFYRWTQWIFLQIYNSWFDKEQQKARPISELIPLLEAGELPTPDGRAYGELTAVEKQQAVDEYRLVYRSNSMVNWCPGLGTVLANEEVTADGRSERGNFPVFRKQLSQWMMRITAYSDRLIDDLELLDWPEKVKSMQRNWIGRSRGAEVDFNAQGHPLTVFTTRPDTLFGATYMVLAPEHELVDALVAGGTGSFDGVDPRWTAGQATPAEAVAAYRASIAAKSDLERQENKEKSGVFLGAHAVNPVNGTEIPIFIADYVLTGYGTGAIMAVPAHDARDHEFATVFGLPIIEVVSEDGIVFNSASDTGLDINGLSKADAIEKTIEWLSSAGLGVEKIQYKLRDWLFARQRYWGEPFPVVYSQDGLAHALPDSMLPVELPEVADYKPVSFDPNDADSEPQPPLAKAREWVEVELDLGDGPQMYTRDTNVMPQWAGSSWYQLRYIDPTNNEAFVDIDNERYWTGPQFPGDSGGVDLYVGGVEHAVLHLLYSRFWHKVLFDLGHVTSVEPYRRLYNQGYIQAFAYTDARGVYVPAEEVSEKDGKFFYQGEEVTQEYGKMGKSLKNAVAPDDICNNYGADTLRVYEMSMGPLDTSRPWATKDVVGAQRFLQRMWRLIIDESTGDILTTDAALTDEDNKYLHRTIEGVRDDYANLRVNTVVAKLIEYVNYLTKTYPQEVPLAAVEPLVIMVAPVAPHIAEELWKRLGHTDTVAFVDFPTFDEKWLVDDEIELPVQINGKVRARVVVPADASEEAIMERVLAEPNVAAHLEGKNLRKQIIIPGRMINLVIN is encoded by the coding sequence ATGACAAACCCGAGCGAATCTACTCCCGCTTTCCGCTACACGCCGCAGCTCGCGAACCAGATTGAGCAGGCCTGGCAGCAGTACTGGACCGACAACGGCACCTTCAACGCGCCGAACCCCGTCGGTGACCTCGCGCCGGCGGATGGCAGCTCGCTCCCCGAGAACAAGCTCTTCGTCCAGGACATGTTCCCCTACCCCTCCGGCGCCGGGCTGCACGTCGGTCACCCGCTGGGCTACATCGCCACGGATGTGTATGCGCGCTTCAACCGCATGCTGGGCAAGAATGTGCTGCACACCTTGGGCTATGACTCCTTCGGCCTGCCCGCCGAGCAGTACGCCATCCAGACGGGCACCCACCCGCGCACGACCACGATGGCCAATATTGAGAACATGCGCCGCCAGCTCGGGGCGCTCGGCCTGGGCCATGACCAGCGGCGTTCCGTCGCTACGACTGACCCGGAGTTCTACCGGTGGACGCAGTGGATCTTCCTGCAGATTTACAACTCTTGGTTCGACAAGGAGCAGCAGAAGGCGCGCCCCATCTCCGAACTGATCCCCCTGCTGGAGGCAGGCGAGCTGCCGACGCCGGACGGGCGAGCCTACGGTGAGCTGACGGCCGTCGAAAAGCAGCAGGCCGTCGACGAATACCGCCTGGTCTACCGCTCGAACTCCATGGTCAACTGGTGTCCGGGCCTGGGCACGGTCCTGGCCAACGAGGAGGTCACCGCCGATGGCCGTTCCGAGCGCGGCAACTTCCCCGTGTTCCGGAAGCAACTCTCGCAGTGGATGATGCGCATCACCGCCTACTCCGATCGCCTCATCGATGACTTGGAACTCCTCGACTGGCCCGAAAAGGTCAAGTCCATGCAGCGCAACTGGATCGGCCGTTCGCGCGGTGCCGAGGTTGACTTCAACGCGCAGGGACACCCGCTCACCGTCTTCACCACTCGCCCCGACACCCTGTTCGGCGCAACCTACATGGTGCTGGCGCCGGAACATGAGCTTGTCGACGCCCTCGTAGCAGGCGGCACCGGATCCTTCGATGGCGTCGACCCGCGGTGGACCGCGGGGCAGGCGACTCCGGCTGAAGCCGTCGCCGCTTATCGCGCCTCCATCGCCGCGAAGTCCGATCTGGAGCGCCAGGAGAACAAAGAAAAGTCCGGCGTGTTCCTCGGTGCCCACGCGGTCAATCCCGTCAACGGTACGGAGATCCCCATCTTCATCGCCGATTACGTCCTCACCGGCTACGGCACGGGCGCGATCATGGCCGTCCCCGCCCATGACGCCCGCGACCACGAATTTGCCACCGTCTTCGGCCTGCCGATCATCGAGGTCGTCTCCGAGGACGGGATCGTATTCAACTCTGCCAGCGACACCGGCCTGGACATCAACGGCCTGAGCAAGGCCGACGCGATCGAGAAGACCATTGAGTGGCTTAGTTCTGCTGGCCTGGGCGTGGAGAAGATCCAGTACAAACTGCGCGATTGGCTCTTCGCCCGCCAGCGTTACTGGGGCGAGCCCTTCCCGGTTGTCTACAGCCAGGACGGTCTCGCGCACGCGTTGCCGGATTCCATGCTGCCCGTTGAGCTCCCCGAAGTGGCCGATTACAAGCCCGTCTCCTTCGACCCGAATGACGCTGACTCCGAGCCGCAACCCCCGCTGGCGAAGGCCCGCGAGTGGGTCGAGGTTGAACTCGACCTGGGCGACGGCCCGCAGATGTACACCCGCGACACCAACGTCATGCCGCAATGGGCAGGTTCCTCCTGGTACCAGCTGCGCTACATCGACCCCACCAACAATGAGGCGTTCGTCGACATCGACAACGAGCGCTACTGGACTGGGCCTCAGTTCCCCGGCGACAGCGGCGGCGTCGACCTCTATGTCGGCGGCGTCGAGCACGCTGTATTGCACCTGCTGTACTCGCGTTTCTGGCACAAGGTGCTTTTCGATCTTGGCCACGTCACCTCCGTCGAGCCCTACCGCCGCCTGTACAACCAGGGCTACATCCAGGCCTTCGCCTACACCGACGCCCGCGGAGTCTACGTTCCCGCCGAAGAGGTCTCCGAGAAGGACGGAAAATTCTTCTACCAGGGCGAAGAGGTCACCCAGGAATACGGCAAGATGGGCAAGTCCCTCAAGAACGCCGTCGCCCCCGATGACATCTGCAACAACTACGGCGCCGACACCCTACGCGTGTATGAGATGTCCATGGGTCCCCTGGATACCTCCCGCCCGTGGGCCACGAAGGATGTCGTCGGCGCGCAGCGTTTCCTGCAGCGCATGTGGCGCCTCATCATCGACGAGTCGACCGGTGACATCCTGACCACCGACGCCGCCCTCACCGACGAGGACAACAAGTACCTGCACCGCACCATTGAGGGTGTGCGTGATGATTACGCCAACCTCCGCGTCAACACCGTCGTGGCCAAACTCATCGAGTACGTGAACTACCTGACCAAGACCTACCCGCAAGAGGTCCCGCTCGCTGCGGTCGAACCACTGGTCATCATGGTCGCCCCCGTCGCCCCTCACATCGCCGAGGAACTGTGGAAGCGCCTTGGGCACACCGACACGGTTGCCTTCGTCGACTTCCCCACCTTCGACGAAAAGTGGCTTGTCGACGACGAGATCGAGCTACCGGTCCAAATCAACGGCAAGGTCCGCGCCCGCGTCGTCGTCCCGGCCGATGCCTCCGAGGAGGCCATCATGGAGCGGGTCCTGGCCGAGCCCAACGTCGCCGCTCACCTGGAAGGCAAGAACCTGCGCAAGCAGATCATCATCCCGGGCCGCATGATCAACCTGGTGATCAACTAG
- a CDS encoding exo-alpha-sialidase — MTRTILCDFRSTVDDTLLLHSPSLTLELRRGALYLTAPGIDLDMEDTANLADGTWHSLGIITGGSGTRIFVDGYQCFSATADLSAFRDLQPATAVRGLETIDGELPEAEILARAVRPVPLIEFAAAELDPFDVAEVVGLSSGTIFLRFRVRGPGQFGTVLAAAGQGEERLTVLIDAAGIHYRVLTRRGTWREFTLPGRFDDGKWIDLGITVTSGAVDIYHSGYLNAHLPGRAFFADTAGLDRIIVGQDTQGERLWGEVRDAAIYPVPLNGAQLKRMSGVAPIHTRCLFDSGYEGSISYRIPSLLTTASGVVIAGADQRETIPNDAPNAVNFVVRRSLDGGDTWGPMHTVVSWPGEGLLGASATDSCLVQDRASGRVIALLDHFPGGIGQPNAAAGVGVDKQGRYLLSDGTVDAEPPREAFLAADIAPEGQALTARTSYVQMVVSEDDGATWSQPVNLNQQLKDESMIFLGVAPGCGIQLGTGRLLIPMYFNTTADRGHFQCAVAYSDDGGDSWTLGSAPLGETAAYESTIVERSDGSVLMLMRNQAEVGRVAAAISEDGGETFGEITFLADVPEIFSQPNAIRLGDKLVFANASQLLPYRGRGVLRLSSDDGTTWPIARTFNPKHYVYQCMTELPDGTLGLLWERETQGLYFTHVPLEWFPAY; from the coding sequence ATGACCCGCACGATCCTCTGTGATTTCCGCAGTACCGTCGATGACACTCTCCTCCTCCACTCCCCCTCCCTCACCCTGGAACTCCGTCGCGGCGCCCTCTACCTCACCGCGCCGGGCATCGATCTTGACATGGAGGACACCGCCAATCTCGCCGACGGCACTTGGCACAGCCTGGGCATCATCACCGGTGGGTCGGGTACCCGCATCTTCGTCGACGGCTACCAGTGCTTCTCCGCCACCGCCGACCTTAGTGCTTTCCGTGACCTCCAGCCCGCCACAGCCGTCCGCGGACTCGAGACAATCGACGGCGAACTTCCCGAGGCCGAGATCCTCGCCCGCGCCGTCCGCCCCGTCCCGCTCATCGAGTTTGCGGCCGCGGAACTTGATCCTTTCGACGTCGCCGAGGTCGTCGGCTTGAGCTCCGGCACCATCTTCTTGCGTTTCCGCGTCCGCGGCCCGGGCCAATTTGGCACCGTGCTGGCGGCCGCCGGTCAGGGCGAGGAGCGCCTCACCGTGCTTATCGACGCCGCCGGCATCCACTACCGCGTCCTCACCCGCCGCGGCACCTGGCGGGAATTCACCCTGCCGGGTCGCTTCGACGATGGCAAATGGATCGATCTTGGGATCACCGTCACCAGCGGGGCTGTCGACATCTATCATTCCGGCTACCTCAACGCCCACCTACCGGGCAGGGCATTCTTCGCCGACACGGCCGGCCTGGATCGAATCATCGTCGGGCAAGACACCCAGGGCGAGCGCCTGTGGGGCGAGGTCCGTGACGCCGCGATCTACCCGGTCCCCCTCAACGGCGCCCAGCTCAAGCGGATGAGCGGGGTCGCCCCGATCCACACCCGCTGCCTCTTCGACTCTGGCTACGAGGGCTCCATCAGCTACCGCATCCCCTCCCTGCTCACCACTGCCTCCGGCGTCGTTATTGCGGGCGCTGACCAGCGGGAAACGATTCCCAACGACGCCCCCAACGCCGTCAACTTCGTCGTGCGTCGCTCCCTCGACGGCGGTGACACCTGGGGGCCAATGCACACCGTCGTGTCCTGGCCGGGCGAGGGGCTGCTCGGCGCATCGGCGACCGATTCCTGCCTCGTGCAGGACCGCGCCTCCGGGCGCGTCATTGCTCTCCTTGACCACTTCCCGGGCGGAATTGGGCAGCCGAACGCTGCGGCGGGGGTGGGCGTCGATAAGCAGGGCCGCTATCTCCTGTCTGACGGCACCGTGGACGCCGAACCGCCGCGGGAGGCATTTCTGGCCGCTGACATCGCGCCGGAGGGCCAGGCGCTGACCGCGCGGACCTCCTACGTGCAGATGGTGGTGTCCGAGGACGACGGTGCCACGTGGTCCCAGCCGGTGAACCTCAACCAGCAGCTCAAGGACGAATCGATGATCTTCCTCGGCGTGGCGCCCGGGTGTGGCATTCAGCTGGGGACCGGCCGGCTGCTCATCCCGATGTACTTCAACACCACCGCCGATCGCGGGCATTTCCAGTGCGCAGTAGCCTATTCCGATGATGGCGGGGACTCGTGGACGTTGGGCTCGGCCCCACTGGGAGAAACCGCTGCTTACGAATCCACCATCGTCGAGCGCTCCGACGGTTCGGTGCTCATGCTCATGCGCAACCAGGCGGAGGTTGGCCGTGTCGCCGCGGCCATCAGCGAGGACGGCGGCGAAACCTTCGGGGAGATCACGTTCCTAGCCGATGTGCCGGAGATCTTCTCCCAGCCCAATGCGATCCGCCTCGGCGACAAACTCGTCTTCGCCAACGCCTCCCAGCTTCTCCCCTACCGCGGGCGCGGAGTGTTGCGACTGAGCAGCGACGACGGCACCACTTGGCCCATCGCCCGGACTTTCAACCCCAAGCATTACGTCTACCAATGCATGACCGAACTTCCCGATGGGACCCTCGGCCTGCTGTGGGAACGCGAGACCCAGGGCCTCTACTTCACCCACGTGCCGTTGGAATGGTTCCCCGCCTACTAG
- a CDS encoding YbaN family protein, which produces MLKPLFIAIGCLSLALGTVGIVLPLLPTTPFLLLSAFCFARGSDRLHSYLLNHRIFGRYISNYYQHAMSPRDKVRTLMLLWIGIGLSVWLMGMFWPGVMTVFIATGVTVHILRLSPQPEKAIASAS; this is translated from the coding sequence ATGTTAAAGCCGCTGTTCATCGCCATTGGCTGCCTCAGCCTGGCGTTGGGAACGGTGGGAATCGTCCTGCCACTCTTGCCGACGACCCCGTTTCTCCTGCTCAGCGCTTTCTGCTTCGCCCGCGGATCCGATCGCCTGCACTCCTACCTGCTCAATCATCGAATCTTTGGCCGTTACATCTCCAACTACTATCAGCACGCGATGTCGCCCCGCGATAAGGTGCGTACGTTGATGCTGCTGTGGATCGGCATCGGGCTGTCCGTGTGGCTCATGGGAATGTTCTGGCCGGGTGTGATGACGGTGTTCATCGCCACGGGAGTGACTGTGCATATCCTGCGGCTGAGCCCGCAACCCGAGAAGGCCATAGCCAGTGCTAGCTAG